In one Lolium rigidum isolate FL_2022 chromosome 3, APGP_CSIRO_Lrig_0.1, whole genome shotgun sequence genomic region, the following are encoded:
- the LOC124704675 gene encoding mitochondrial Rho GTPase 1-like, whose protein sequence is MAAAAAANLAGRPGVRVVVIGDPGTGKSSLVVAVATEQFPENVPKVMPHTRLPADYFPDRVPITIIDTSSSPEQKPKLIAECQAADAVVLTYACDRLSTLERLSTYWLPELRRIQLKAPVIVVGCKLDLRDDQQNSLEQTMAPIMQSFREIETCIECSALRQIQVPEVFYYAQKAVLHPTAPLFDQEAQSLKPRCVRALKRIFILCDHDRDGALSDVELNDFQVRCFSAPLQPTEISGVKRVVQEKMPEGVNDSGLTLTGFLFLHALFIEKGRLETTWTVLRKFGYDNEIKLRDDFIPTSIKRAPDQTLEFTNEVVDYLKGIFHMFDIDNDGALLPSELEDLFSTAPENPWTSDLYKDCADRNVLGGLSLEGFLSKWALMTLLDPANSFANLVYVGYSGDFNSAFTITRKRRVDRKKQQTQRNVFQCYVFGPKGAGKTALLQSFLGRQPSEAVPINSDRFAANTVELSDGTRKTLILREIPEGDVRSLLNNKESLAPCDAAVFVYDSCDEFSWQRARDLLVQVATHGENTGYEVPCLIVAAKDDLDQSPVALQESTRVSQDMGIETPIPISVKLKDLNNIFCRVVHAAQRPHLSIPETEAGKSRRQYRQLLNRSLMVVSVGAAIGVVGVAAYRVYAARKSSSS, encoded by the exons ATGGCGGCTGCCGCAGCGGCGAACCTCGCGGGCCGGCCCGGCGTGcgcgtcgtcgtcatcggcgaCCCCGGCACCGGCAAGTCcagcctcgtcgtcgccgtcgccaccgagCAGTTCCCCGAGAACGTGCCCAAGGTCATGCCCCACACGCGCCTCCCCGCCGACTACTTCCCCGACCGCGTGCCCATCACCATCATCGACACATCATCCAG CCCGGAGCAGAAGCCCAAGCTCATCGCCGAGTGCCAGGCCGCCGACGCCGTCGTGCTCACCTACGCATGCGACAGGCTATCCACGCTCGAGAGGCTCAGCACCTACTGGCTCCCCGAGCTCAGGCGCATCCAG CTCAAGGCGCCTGTCATCGTCGTCGGCTGCAAGCTCGACCTCAGGGACGACCAGCAGAACAGCCTCGAGCAGACCATGGCGCCAATCATGCAGTCCTTCCGTGAGATCGAGACATGCATCGAGTGCTCTGCGCTGCGCCAGATCCAG GTGCCCGAGGTCTTCTACTATGCGCAGAAGGCAGTGCTTCACCCCACAGCCCCTCTATTTGACCAAGAGGCGCAATCTCTTAAGCCACGCTGCGTGAGGGCTCTCAAGCGCATTTTCATCCTCTGTGACCATGACAGGGATGGAGCTCTCAGCGATGTGGAGCTCAATGACTTTCAG GTCAGATGTTTCAGCGCTCCTCTCCAGCCTACTGAAATTTCAGGCGTCAAGAGAGTTGTTCAGGAGAAGATGCCTGAAGGCGTAAATGACAGCGGCCTTACCCTGACTGGCTTCCTTTTCCTTCATGCTCTTTTTATCGAGAAAGGTCGTTTGGAAACTACATGGACTGTATTGAGGAAGTTTGGTTATGATAATGAAATCAAGCTTAGAGATGACTTCATTCCGACCTCAATTAAGCGTGCTCCTGATCAG ACGCTGGAATTTACAAATGAAGTGGTTGATTACCTGAAAGGAATATTCCACATGTTTGACATAGATAAT GACGGAGCTTTGCTACCTTCTGAGTTGGAGGATCTTTTTTCAACAGCACCTGAAAA CCCGTGGACTTCTGATCTATATAAAGACTGTGCTGATAGGAATGTCTTGGGTGGGTTATCACTTGAAGGATTTCTTTCTAAG TGGGCTCTTATGACACTTCTAGATCCAGCAAATAGTTTCGCCAACCTTGTATATGTTGGCTATTCGGGTGATTTCAATTCAGCATTTACCATCACAAGGAAAAGACGAGTGGACCGTAAAAAGCAGCAGACTCAAAGAAATGTGTTCCAGTGTTATGTTTTTGGTCCCAAAGGCGCTGGAAAGACTGCATTGCTACAATCCTTCCTTGGAAG GCAACCTTCTGAGGCTGTACCAATCAATAGCGACCGGTTTGCAGCAAACACTGTTGAACTGTCTGAT GGGACTAGAAAGACACTTATACTGCGAGAGATTCCTGAAGGTGATGTCAGATCATTGCTAAATAACAAGGAATCCTTAGCACCCTGTGACGCAGCAGTATTTGTCTACGATAG CTGTGATGAATTTTCTTGGCAAAGAGCGAGAGATTTGCTTGTCCAAGTGGCTACACATGGAGAAAACACTGGCTATGAGGTTCCTTGCCTTATTGTTGCTGCCAAGGACGATCTCGACCAATCTCCAGTGGCTCTACAAGAATCAACCAGA GTTAGCCAAGACATGGGAATCGAAACACCAATTCCTATTAGTGTTAAGTTGAAAGACTTGAACAATATTTTCTGTAGAGTTGTTCATGCAGCACAGCGACCCCATTTGAGCATTCCAGAGACTGAAGCTGGTAAATCACGCAGGCAATACCGTCAACTTCTGAATCGCTCCCTCATGGTTGTTTCAG TTGGAGCTGCTATAGGAGTCGTGGGAGTAGCTGCCTACAGGGTTTATGCGGCTAGGAAGAGCTCGTCGTCATGA
- the LOC124704677 gene encoding remorin 4.1-like: protein MLHERHAPPTASDDEEEVDDAPRADHDVAGDVQFPTPSTTFHDVVDQEQEDVTEVREIQPLTVPPPFTPPTRAGSGVSTAWDTASTSHRSLTSEEQFMTMSREFTAMVAAGAGTGADTPNNNNPPGADQLTSIGEDELEEHNPLAIVPDSGRPFATPGGSRGGSGSGSRARLDLEVVPAAGPPVEAKQVKKEEVETKVSAWQTAEVAQINNRFKREEVVINGWETEQVDKACAWLKKIERKLDEQRAKAVEKTQNDVAKARRKAEDKRASAEAKRGLKLAKVLELANFMKAVGRVPTKRSFF from the exons ATGTTGCATGAGCGGCACGCACCACCAACCGcgtccgacgacgaggaggaggtcgACGATGCCCCACGGGCCGACCACGACGTAGCAGGCGACGTCCAGTTCCCCACCCCCAGCACCACCTTCCACGACGTCGTCGACCAGGAGCAGGAGGACGTCACCGAGGTGCGCGAGATCCAGCCGCTCACCGTCCCGCCGCCGTTCACGCCGCCCACGCGCGCAGGGTCCGGCGTCTCCACCGCCTGGGACACCGCCAGCACCAGCCACCGCTCGCTCACCTCCGAGGAGCAGTTCATGACGATGAGCCGCgagttcaccgccatggtcgccgccggcgccggcacaGGGGCGGACACCCCAAATAACAACAATCCTCCAGGCGCCGACCAGCTCACCAGCATCGgcgaggacgagctggaggagcACAACCCGCTGGCCATCGTGCCGGACAGCGGCCGTCCCTTCGCCACCCCGGGCGGCAGCAGGGGCGGAAGCGGCAGCGGCAGTAGGGCGAGGCTCGACCTGGAGGTCGTCCCCGCggcggggccgccggtggaggcgAAGCAGGTGAAGAAGGAGGAGGTGGAGACCAAGGTGTCCGCCTGGCAGACGGCGGAGGTGGCACAGATCAACAACCGCTTCAAGCGGGAGGAGGTGGTCATCAACGGATGGGAGACGGAGCAGGTGGACAAGGCCTGCGCATGGCTCAAGAAGATTGAG AGGAAGCTTGACGAGCAGCGCGCCAAGGCGGTGGAGAAGACGCAGAACGACGTGGCCAAGGCGCGGCGCAAGGCGGAGGACAAGCGGGCGTCCGCGGAGGCGAAGcgggggctgaagctggccaaggtgcTGGAGCTGGCCAACTTCATGAAGGCCGTCGGCAGGGTGCCCACCAAGCGCTCCTTCTTCTAG